A single window of Maylandia zebra isolate NMK-2024a linkage group LG2, Mzebra_GT3a, whole genome shotgun sequence DNA harbors:
- the rnaseh2c gene encoding ribonuclease H2 subunit C — MSCNSSVIRLCTSSVGQAPQAPVHLMPCEIEHNGPAQVNQYFTATTKDQKQDKSVSFRGRGLKGQEISCPQGYTGLVLKEINKPGSDQEDRTVKVSSVFDKMTYWNLETPPNSDDTIVMAMDWPDLAEAIHAPVDD; from the exons ATGTCCTGTAATTCCAGTGTTATTCGACTTTGTACATCATCAGTGGGACAGGCACCGCAAGCTCCAGTCCACCTCATGCCATGTGAGATTGAACACAATGGGCCAGCACAGGTCAACCAATACTTCACTGCTACCACCAAAGACCAGAAACAAG ATAAGTCAGTGTCATTCAGGGGACGTGGGTTAAAGGGGCAGGAGATCAGCTGTCCGCAGGGCTACACGGGGCTGGTACTGAAAGAGATCAACAAACCCGGCTCAGACCAGGAG GACAGGACAGTGAAAGTATCTTCTGTATTTGACAAAATGACCTACTGGAACCTGGAAACACCTCCTAATTCAGACGATACTATTGTGATGGCAATGGATTGGCCTGATTTGGCTGAGGCA ATCCACGCTCCAGTAGATGACTGA
- the LOC101464193 gene encoding seipin, translated as MERQSNLHSQDDAEPSVLIGWALVKLQYAVFVAMSRARQRLVQLSIVFSFVFLLLWIAAFLYGTFYYSYMPQATFSAPVNYYYRTDCESPASFLCSYPMANISLIRNKKHALTFGQPYRMSLQLEMPDSPTNRELGMFMIKTTCFSQDGEQVASSARSGKHQLSASSSRFSILRYRSDLLRTLGTLLFLPAFLTGAAEQKQVLEVELFSDFTDNPYAPSVTAVIEIMSRKVQIYSSDLYIHAHFTGIRYLLYYFPIISAIVGVSSNFIFLSFIFIFSYMRLLFQVKPQRFRMNWTEENNQQGEERAVPAGTAEMLGPFHQNPTDVRQEEPHFHVGNGTEQQNRDTIGQGEINETEAA; from the exons ATGGAGCGACAAAGCAACTTGCACTCACAAGATGATGCAGAACCATCAGTCCTTATTGGTTGGGCGCTGGTGAAGCTCCAGTACGCTGTATTCGTTGCGATGTCACGGGCCCGGCAGAGACTCGTACAGCTCTCAATTGTGTTCTCAtttgtcttcctcctcctgtGGATCGCTGCATTTCTGTACGGGACTTTCTACTACTCTTACATGCCCCAGGCGACTTTTTCTGCACCTGTGAACTACTACTACAG GACAGACTGTGAATCTCCAGCTTCGTTTTTGTGCTCTTACCCTATGGCCAACATCTCTCTGATCAGAAATAAAAAACAT GCGCTGACATTCGGCCAGCCCTATCGGATGTCTTTGCAGCTGGAGATGCCGGATTCCCCAACCAATCGGGAGCTGGGGATGTTTATGATTAAAACAACCTGTTTCTCTCAGGATGGAGAGCAAGTGGCCTCCTCTGCTCGCTCT GGAAAACATCAGCTGTCTGCCTCCAGCTCTCGCTTT AGCATACTGCGATACCGCTCAGACCTGCTGAGGACGCTGGGAACGCTGCTGTTCCTCCCGGCCTTTTTGACTGGAGCAGCCGAGCAGAAACAAGTGCTGGAGGTGGAGCTCTTCTCAGACTTCACAGACAACCCA TATGCTCCCTCAGTCACGGCTGTCATCGAGATCATGTCCAGGAAGGTGCAGATATATTCATCTGACCTCTACATTCATGCTCATTTCACTGGCATAAG ATACTTGCTGTACTACTTCCCCATCATATCAGCCATTGTGGGCGTCTCCAGCAACTTCATCTTCCTCagtttcatcttcatcttcagcTACATGAGGCTGCTGTTTCAAGTGAAACCACAGCGG TTCAGAATGAATTGGACAGAGGAGAACAACCAGCAAGGGGAGGAAAGAGCTGTCCCTGCAg GCACTGCAGAAATGCTGGGTCCCTTCCATCAAAACCCCACAGACGTGAGACAGGAGGAACCACATTTTCACGTTGGAAATGGCACAGAGCAGCAAAACAGAGATACAATTGGTCAGGGAGAAATAAACGAAACAGAAGCAGCCTGA
- the LOC101469347 gene encoding inositol-trisphosphate 3-kinase A, which yields MDTTDDNHTEGIKMEIENQQIVENDCFSTLSDKTHQHLLISERPSSSCRVVRLRSRPSLQSTKSFPPYSQCIGGLGEDEDEDDQHNSDMACQSNATNVKEDKTEELQSTERNEELTTRSPRDWLKAKWKLRRKERSGGSFEVDADSCERGRWSGKRRVEETEKKEEFNDDDDDEGCANAEGKHWRGRNSSFEKVRKEEEEDEDGRSTISAVEGDTKSSRETPKRNDEEELPGVTEGSTTQQWSSPHPILSKLLHSSTSSSSSLNLSSAESDEVFSEGEDAGSKRKTFRKCRSWKTFLTMMHWSMSRQSSWVQLAGHQGNFQVSKGGEVLKLYSEVEANCLDCLMRDPLRPFVPQYHGLVTRGELCYIRLEDLLSGLKRPVIMDCKMGVRTYQEDELVKARVKAPLRSDMYQKMVKMDPSAPSAEEHAQKGVTKWRYLQWRDSISSTSTLGFRIEGIMMEDGSIQRDFRKIQTLAQVTEALLYFTRSQLHTLRAYHSRLLALSDALKNSPFFRTHEVIGSSLLFVHDHSKASVWMIDFGKTTPLPDSQELRHNVPWSEGSREDGYLIGLSSLVASLAQAISVASWQQEESCEEEQISP from the exons ATGGACACTACAGATGACAACCACACAGAGGGGATAAAGATGGAGATAGAGAATCAGCAAATTGTAGAGAATGACTGCTTTTCCACCTTATCGGATAAAACGCATCAACATCTGTTGATCAGTGAAAGACCGTCGAGCAGCTGCAGGGTGGTCAGATTAAGATCCAGACCCAGTCTCCAGTCAACAAAAAGCTTCCCCCCTTATAGTCAGTGCATAGGTGGACTGGGAGAGGACGAGGACGAGGATGATCAGCACAATTCAGACATGGCTTGCCAGTCAAATGCCACAAATGTGAAGGAAGACAAAACAGAAGAACTTCAAAGCACAGAACGAAACGAAGAGCTGACTACAAGATCTCCAAGGGACTGGTTAAAGGCAAAATGGAAACTTAGGAGGAAGGAGAGGTCGGGGGGAAGCTTTGAGGTCGACGCAGACAGCTGCGAGAGAGGAAGGTGGAGTGGGAAAAGAAGGGTGGAGgagactgaaaaaaaagaggaatttaatgatgatgatgatgatgaagggtGTGCAAATGCTGAGGGAAAACACTGGAGAGGTAGAAACTCCAGCTTTGAGAAAGTgaggaaagaagaggaggaagacgaaGATGGGAGATCGACTATTTCAGCAGTAGAAGGAgatacaaagagcagcagggagacCCCAAAAAGGAATGATGAGGAGGAACTGCCAGGAGTGACAGAGGGGTCCACAACACAACAGTGGTCCTCCCCACATCCTATCCTCTCCAAGCTTCTgcactcctccacctcctcctcctcttccctcaACCTTTCCTCCGCAGAGAGCGACGAGgtcttcagtgaaggagaggatgCTGGGTCAAAGAGGAAGACATTCAGGAAG TGCCGCTCCTGGAAAACCTTCCTGACCATGATGCACTGGTCTATGAGCCGGCAGAGCTCCTGGGTCCAGCTGGCTGGACATCAAG GTAACTTCCAGGTCAGTAAAGGAGGTGAGGTGCTGAAACTATACAGTGAAGTGGAAGCAAACTGCCTGGATTGCCTGATGAGAGACCCGCTGAGACCCTTTGTCCCACAGTATCATGGCTTGGTAACAAGAGGGGAGCTCTGCTATATCCGCCTGGAGGATCTGCTAAGTGGCCTGAAGAGGCCCGTCATCATGGACTGCAAGATGGGAGTCAG AACCTACCAAGAGGATGAATTAGTCAAAGCTCGTGTCAAAGCTCCTCTGCGAAGCGATATGTACCAGAAGATGGTGAAAATGGACCCTTCTGCTCCGTCAGCAGAGGAACATGCACAGAAGGGAGTCACCAAATGGCGCTACCTTCAGTGGAGGGATTCAATCAGTTCTACGTCCACGCTGGGCTTCAGGATAGAGGGCATTATG ATGGAGGATGGTAGCATCCAGCGAGACTTCAGGAAGATTCAGACTTTAGCTCAGGTCACTGAGGCACTGCTTTACTTCACCAGGAGCCAGCTGCACACTCTG AGAGCGTACCACTCCAGACTCCTGGCCCTGAGTGACGCACTAAAGAATTCGCCATTTTTCAGAACTCATGAG GTGATTGGCAGCTCGCTTCTCTTTGTCCACGACCACAGCAAGGCCAGTGTATGGATGATAGACTTCGGAAAGACGACGCCTCTGCCTGACTCGCAGGAGCTCCGACACAACGTCCCGTGGTCTGAGGGTAGCAGGGAGGACGGCTACCTCATCGGTCTGTCCTCTCTCGTCGCATCTTTAGCCCAGGCCATCAGTGTGGCCTCCTGGCAGCAGGAGGAGAGCTGTGAGGAGGAGCAAATAAGCCCGTGA